The Archocentrus centrarchus isolate MPI-CPG fArcCen1 chromosome 13, fArcCen1, whole genome shotgun sequence genomic interval GTTTGAAAACTAAGACTTGAAGCATTAGATCATCATTCAGCCTATATATTGTATATTGCACTTCTGCAGTTCTGATTCATGGTAATTATGTATGTGGCAAGAGCCCAGGCATGGATGGTGTAATTGGTAGTGGTGTTGGGgtgaatgaataaagaaaacagaataatTTGATAAATGGATTTCCAGACAACGCTACCCTGGGAATTTCACCCAGGGAATTTCAGGTTTTACCAGAAGACACTCACAGGTTTGCCTAGACAGGTTTGCCCAGATAAGGAGGGAGGAGATGAGGTTCAATGTTAAAACAATACAATTTCATTTTAAGAAAAgtgattaaaatgcagaaacataaaagcaaaaacacaacaaaatcataACCAGTAGCTGAGGCTCTATGGGGTACAGGGACCAATGCAAGGGAGGATGGAATcccaagaaaacaaagaaaactaaagcAAACTAAATCACCCAGACACGTGATGACCACACCCTTGAATGAAGAGCTCAATCCCAGGAAAACACAGCAACCACGAAGACAAGAGGTAGGGGGAAACTACCACCCAAGCCACCAGTACTGCCACCACCATGGTCTCCAGCAACTGAGATGAAATCAAAACAatcagtgaaaaaacaaaacaattaattaatgaacagaaaataaacaaaaacacatgaacaaAAATGGAGGCAGTACACaccccacatgcacacactcattaAAACACTGGGTCTGAACCCATATTAAAAACCCAGCTTCAGCAAAGTGGTTTAAGCCGCTGCACACGAAGCTGAAGCAACTGATACTGCTACCATCTGCTGGCGAAGGAGTCATGGACACAAACCAAGTGGCAGCGGAACCCAATACCAGACCGCTGCGACGATAAGACACAGCAGCAAAAGTCAAACTGTCACAGATGGAGATAGGGCAACGGCGAATAAGGTAGAGGCGCTGTTTATATACTCGCTCTCACCACTGTGAGTGGCTAAAAATGGCAGGCTAATTAAGAGATGTCAATACTGCCACATTCTACCCCCTCTTCTTGCATCGTCGCCCCGACGATgaacaaaacagaagaaatcaAGCCAACTTGTTCCAGGACTTAAACCAGGCAGAAACTGTGCTGGAAACAGGAGCAGGAGGATCCGGGGCTTCTGCACCACTGACTGATTGTGGGAGGTGGTATACGTTCAAATGCTGACCAGCAGTGTGCCTGGTGGTCCGACTCATTAAGAGGCTCATTAAGAGAGGTCAATACTGCCACATGCAGAAACTACCACAAGTGTTGTCAGTTAATCATCATTCCCCTGTCCATTTGGTTTGATCTGTTATTACTATGAAATGAATATACCTACCTGCAGTACTTATtgaacatccatccatacatccattcgcttctgcttatcctgttcagggtcacggggctTATTGAACATCTGGAGCATAAAATGTTGCTAAAAAGCACTTCAGCTACCTGTTCTCCATCAGCTGAACAAGCTGACCTACCAGACCCTGAAACACCATTTCCTGTGACAACACCAAGTAAGAGGTGTCGGAGGCATTGCAAAAGGACACAGAAACATGGAGACCACAGAGGAGTTTGTGCCAGGCTAACAGCTAACCCACACAAGCCAGCAGTTCCAACAGTCCTAGCTAACATCCGGTCACTCGACAGCAAAATGGATTATATCAGGCTTAATAGAGACTCCCAAAAGCAGATTGATGTATTTTCATCTTTTCCGAGACTCAACTCTGCTGTAACATCGCACACACTTCAGTGAAGCTAGAGGGGCTAATTCTGCACAGATCCAACAGAATGGCTGTACTAACCGGCAAGAGGAGGCTGTCTGGTGGTTTACACCAACAATTCATGCAGGGCTATGTCTGTATACCAGACATAGACCTGCTGACAGTGAGATGTCATCCCTTCTATCTGCCACAAGAGTTTACTAGGGTCATCATCATAACTGTGTATGTACCATTGAGGGCCAACAAGAAGGAGGCTATGGAGGAACTATACAACAGCGCACAGCAGATGGCTCATACAGATGCTTTCTTCATAGTAGTGGGGGATTTTAATCTGGCAAGTCTTAAATCTGTCTGCCAAAATTCTATCAATATATGGACGTTGCAACAAGGAGGAGCAACACATTAGACCTGGTGTACATAAATATTAGATACTCAAAAAAAGCTGTTTCCCCCAGAGTGAAACAACAAAGACCTGCCATTAGATAAGTCTAGTCACAGGATGCAATTCCcacactgcaggactgctttgaaacaacataGTTGGACATCTTAAAGGCAGGAACCACAAATGACGGGGGGATTCACCTTGAGGAACACACTGAATCAGTCATCAGCTACATGATCAATGTACTGAGGATGTGACGATTGTCAAAACCTACAGGTGATGCAACAACGACAATCCCTGAATATATATTGAAATACACATTCGACAAGGCTTCCACTCTCTGACTGACTACAAGCCTTGCCCCCCCACAGATATGCCTCAACAACCTCactcttcctgatgtactcaatCATTTCTTTGTTCAGTTTGAGGCAAGGAACACCGCCCAGGCATGGAGGCTCCCCCCTTCAACTGGCAAGGAAGAAGATCCTCACTAGCATCAACCCATGGAAAGCTGCAGCATCCAACAACATCCTGGGTCCTGAAGTAATGTGTCTAGCAACTAAAAGATATGGTTACAAAAATCTTCAACACCTCTCTCAGCCAGGCAGTGGTACCCACATACTTCAAAAGAGCTACTGTCATCCCTGTTCCAAAGAAGCACAACCTGGCCGATCTAAATGACTACTGTGCCATGGCACTCACACTAGTGttgatgaagtgctttgagcagCTAGACATGCAGCACATAAAATCCTGCCTCCCTGCCAACCTGGACCCCCTACAGTTTGCCTACAAGGTAACACCACCCTTCACACCTGAAGGGTAAATATACCTACACCCGAATCTTCTTCATTGACTTCTGTTTGgaatgcacacatgcaaaaaagcGATCTGGTGGAGAAGCTGAGGTTCCCCGAACATGGACACTGGCATCTGTAATTTGGTCTTCAGCTTCGTTACACAGAGGCAGCAGACATTCAGGGTGGGGAAAAGAACATCCAGCTCCATCATGGAAAGCACAGGGTCCCCTCAGGTTTGCGTCCTGAGTACCCTCCTGTTCAACTTGCAATGCCACCCACCATATCATGTATGCAAACGtaaatatgcagatgacatgACTGTGGTGTGCTCCATTGAGAACAATGAAAAGGCAACATACAGAATGGAGGTGGATCAACTAATGTTGCAGTGCAGGTCCTACAACCAATTCCTTAACTTCAAAAATGCAAAGGAGATAGCGATTTCAGGAAACCCAGCAGACAGGCCTACAGTCCTCTGACCATCAATGGGGCTGCTGTGGAGAGCGTAAACAGTGTCAAGTTTCTCGGAGTTCACCTGGCAGAGGACTTGATCTTGACTACCAatactgctgccatcatcaaCAAGGTCCAACAATGGTTCCACTTAGGAGACTCAGGATGGCAGGTCTCCCCAACCTCCACTTGACCACCTTCTACAGTTGGTCAAGTGGATCTATAGCCTTATCTCCTGGTTTGGCAGCTGTAAGACCTTCGAGAAACATCAGCTGAATAGGTTGGTGAAGATGGCCAAAAGGATCACAGGTGCCCCCCTCCCCTCGCTGCTGGACATCTACAGCAAGTGCTGCGTCCTTAGGGTGTCAGGTATCCTAAAAGACCCTTATGACCCAGCTTACAGCTTGTTCAGAGAATCAGGTGTAGATCCAGCAGAttttttaacagcttctttCCACAGGCTGTGAGAGCACTAAATAAACTGTGACCAGGGACCTTCTTTGAACATTTTCAATTCTTGTTTTGTACAAATTTATTTACGTAGTACAGCATATGCACTTCAACACTACTCAGTGTGAATGCTGCTGAGTGCTGGccttattgctgttttgatgTCTTAGTACATTTATGTTTAAGTGAGattgtttttaactttatttgaacttatTTGTACTGCTTCGTTCCAGGCAAAACACCATTTCATTTCTGTTGTACCTTGCaactgcagaaatcacaataaAGAAACTGATCTCGAATGAAACAGAAATGGCTTGTATTGCATTTTGCATGCCTGACTTATGGTTATTACATAAAAAGTACTACATGTTTTTCCAAGAAATGAAAGCAAAGCACCAAACATATATGATTACATTATTAGCTACAAAGGAATAAAGCTTTTAAGGTAGGATTAATTTTGTCATTATAATGATGTAATACTGCCCTAATATGTGAAATCATTACCCTATATTACAGTTTATTATTAGGTTAATAGCATATGATTGTCactaaatgaaaaatgtttattttcaaaTGGTGCCAGAAAGTACTATTTTATTGTACACAGGTTATCATGTCGTTACcaaacacatacaaatacaaatacatttcactgtgcaaatacatttcactgtgcattgtactgtgtataactgtgcatgtgacaaataaacactatcttagaTTATTATGACTGTTTTACTGGCAGCATTACATTTCCTTCCAGTTTATGATGCCTACTTATTAACCCTGAATTGATAACAAGCTATTACTTGAGTGTTTCCTTGGTAATTATCATGCTAGGATGTCATGTAATTGATATTATCTAAAACAATTAGTGCTGTCCTCATGCCCTAATGAAgacataaaaaaggaaaaaaccctTTGTTTAAAGCATATATAAACCACTAAAATCAAATGTACGCCCATATGCACACACCTGACCTCAGACAGGGATGGCGATAGCAGCTCTTGTAATTAGTCAGGTATTGGCTGTGTGTTTCTTTCACCTGAACTCAGTTATTGCCTTGGAAGTGTGTCTAGATGGTCTGAGCGAAACAATTAGACCTACAGGGGCTCGGGCTGGTACTGTGGCATCATCTGTGACCTGTAAGCTGCAGGGAAGCACACGTGTACCTGTGTTCTCAAAGGATGGAGACTATGTTATCGGTGGTGCTTTTGACTTTCATGTCTACATGCACACAGTTTACAATAACTACACGAGCATGCCTGAGCCAGTGAAATGTAAAGGAAGGTCAGTAAGTGGAAGAAGAGGGTAATGAAAGCATGTTGTACTGtgtaagaataaaaatgtcttcatatGTATGATGCTACATTGCTTTTGTGCAGTGCTGAAAAGATCAAGAAAAGTATGCAAATAGTAGTTGGTAATTATACTATTTAAAGTAATTTCATGgtgttttaaaaacagtaatgaTACAGTgcatcatttttatatatatgaaataGGAAATGAAAAGATTTTATCTATATTTTGTCACTGATTTCTCATAATAATCTTGGGGAATAATCTTATGGGGAATTGAACTAGTCAGAAAGCCTTTCGATGTACATTTgatccacagataaactgtagTCATTATTTAACAATGGTTCAAACCTTCAAGTCTTTCTCACTATGTTTTCATTTGAGACTAAACCTGACCTAAATCTGTAGCCTAAATTCTAACAGTGACACAACTGTCTGCAGCATTATCAGCAGTGAGCTGCAATCATCACGTGCAATGGTCTTTGCCATAGAAGAGATTAACAacagcacagagctgctgcCCGGAATCAGGCTTGGTTATAAGATCTATGACTCATGTGCATCAGTGCCTGTGGCAGTGCATGTGGCATTTCAGTTTCTGAATACCTTTGACTCTGTGTTATCCACCGGTAACAACTGCTCACAGTCTGGTATGGTGATGGCTGTTGTTGGTGACTCTGGGTCTACGACTTCAATCAGCATGTCACGAGTCATCAGTTCCTTTAATATTCCTCAAGTAAATATTTTGCATTTCTGGTAAACTTCACATTTCAACCAGGAATGTGCATAATATTTGATTTTGCAGTTCTTTCAGAGTTACACTGTTTGATTTCTTTTGATTTAGGTGAGCCACTTTGCCACATGTGCATGCTTATCTGACAAACAGCAGTATCCAAGTTTTTTCAGAACAATCCCCAGTGACCAGTTCCAGGCTGAAGCACTAGCCAAGCTGGTAAAACACTTTGGCTGGACTTGGATAGGTGCTGTTTGGTCAGATTCGGATTATGGAAACAATGGCATGGCATCATTTCTAGAAGCAGCACAGAAAGAGGGGATCTGCGTGGAATACACTGTATCTTTTTATCAGACCGATCCACAGAGCAAGATTCAGAAAGTAGCAGATGTTATCCGCAGGTTTCTTCATCacagatatttattttgtagagattattttaatgctgccaaaagaaaaaaaaaaaaaacctttatgaTGTGatgacatttaaagaaatactTCTAATCCACAATTTTGTCTCTCAAGATCTACAGCTGTGGTTATTGTGGCGTTTGCAGCTTTAGGGGACATGAGGATCTTGTTGGAGGAGTTGTCACATGAGCCTTCCCCACCTCGGCAGTGGATAGGCAGTGAGGCATGGGTAACCACCACAGAACTGACAAGGTTCGGTTTCTGTGCTGGGGCCATTGGATTTGGGATTCAGACATCTGTAATCCCAGGTCTCAGAGACTTCCTGTTgagtctctctccctctcaagTGGCTGCTTCTCCAATACTTACTGAGTTCTGGGAGGATGCATTCAATtgcacactgaaaaaaagtaagttttcttgatttttaaattatcttGTTAATCCTCTGGTGTTACAAAGTTCACTGCTGCTTCATGAGCTGACCCATGTTCATTCAAAATCTACTGATAATGAGCAAATATGAAGTGAACTCAGGTGTCTGCATTGTTTTCTCACTTGCTATGATAACTATTCAGGTCAAGTTCATGCGACTTAGTTCAGGTGTTATAGATTTTATATAATTCTATATTTTTACGTTTTTACAAATATGAGTCATGGTGCTAATATAATTTGCTGAATTTGTCAAACAGATGTCTGAACTCTAGTCTAACTTTCAGTGTTGAAACCATCTGCTctgtctttttgtatttttaggtGCTGATACAGACAAGAAGATGTGTAATGGAACTGAAGACGTACAGAATCTCCAAAGTCAGTACACTGACACATCTCAGCTCAGAATTACTAACATGGTGTACAAGGCTGTGTATGCAATAGCACACGCCATCCATAATGCCGTGTGTCAGGGGACAAATGCCACAGCAAAGTGTGACAAACTAACCAAGTTAGAGTCCAAACAGGTCAGTTGAAATTAATAAGTGTGCCAATATCTTTTGTTGCCTCttatatacatttaaaaaaatgtaaaaaaaaattatttcagtaACACAAAActgcatatttttcttcttctctccctttCTGTCTTAATTCATTTTCATAGGTTTTAACTCAGCtgaaaaaagtgaatttttccCAAAATGGTTATGATGTGTCATTTAATGCTGCTGGAGATCCTGTGGCTATTTATGAGCTGGTTAACTGGCAGAAAAGTGAGAGTGGCATCACTGAGATAGTAACTGTAGGAATGTATGATATATCACTGCCAGTGGGCCAGGAGTTCAGGATTAACAGAAACATAACCTGGATGGAGGGTATCACGAAAGTAATGACTCAAAGGACAAGAATCCATTTAATTAAACTTTGGTGAACAAAATCATTACAGTTGCCTtgcaaatatttacatatataatGATACCTTTATGTCTTGGACAGGTCCCAAGGTCAGTGTGCACTGCCAGTTGTTCTCCAGGAACGCATAAAATACTGCAGAAAGGAAAACCCATCTGCTGCTATGACTGTATACCATGTCCTGAGGGAGAGATTAGTAATACTACAGGTAAAATGACATGATTTCCATGcatgtaaaatgttttcattgtaCATAGGTGCAGTTTTGAAGaacttacatttttttattttatttatttattttcatttagactCACCTGATTGTTTACCCTGCCATAAAGAATTCTGGCCTAATGCAAAGAGAGACACTTGTATTCCTAAGCCTGTGGAGTTTCTTTCCTTTCAAGATATCCTTGGAATCATCCTAAGCACATTCTCAGTTCTTGGTGCCTGTCTGGCCATCATAACTGCGGCTATATTCTTTCATCACAGGACAACTCCAATTGTCAGGGCAAACAACTCTGAGCTGAGCTTCTTGTTGCTCATCTCTCTGACTCTGTGTTTCTTATGTTCATTAACTTTCATTGGAGCACCATCTGAGTGGTCCTGCATGCTGCGTCACACTGCATTTGGCATCACCTTTGTTCTCTGTATCTCCTGTGTACTTGGGAAAACTATAGTGGTTTTAATGGCTTTCAAAGCTACACTTCCAGGTAGCAATGTGATGAAATGGTTTGGTCCTCCACAGCAAAGAATGACTGTTGTGTCTTTCACCTTTGTTCAAGTTTTAA includes:
- the LOC115790002 gene encoding extracellular calcium-sensing receptor-like, coding for MHTVYNNYTSMPEPVKCKGSIISSELQSSRAMVFAIEEINNSTELLPGIRLGYKIYDSCASVPVAVHVAFQFLNTFDSVLSTGNNCSQSGMVMAVVGDSGSTTSISMSRVISSFNIPQVSHFATCACLSDKQQYPSFFRTIPSDQFQAEALAKLVKHFGWTWIGAVWSDSDYGNNGMASFLEAAQKEGICVEYTVSFYQTDPQSKIQKVADVIRRSTAVVIVAFAALGDMRILLEELSHEPSPPRQWIGSEAWVTTTELTRFGFCAGAIGFGIQTSVIPGLRDFLLSLSPSQVAASPILTEFWEDAFNCTLKKSADTDKKMCNGTEDVQNLQSQYTDTSQLRITNMVYKAVYAIAHAIHNAVCQGTNATAKCDKLTKLESKQVLTQLKKVNFSQNGYDVSFNAAGDPVAIYELVNWQKSESGITEIVTVGMYDISLPVGQEFRINRNITWMEGITKVPRSVCTASCSPGTHKILQKGKPICCYDCIPCPEGEISNTTDSPDCLPCHKEFWPNAKRDTCIPKPVEFLSFQDILGIILSTFSVLGACLAIITAAIFFHHRTTPIVRANNSELSFLLLISLTLCFLCSLTFIGAPSEWSCMLRHTAFGITFVLCISCVLGKTIVVLMAFKATLPGSNVMKWFGPPQQRMTVVSFTFVQVLICSIWLVISPPFPIKNLTTYKEKIILECALGSQIGFWAVLGYIGLLASFCFVSALLARKLPDNFNEAKLITFSMLIFCAVWITFIPAYVSSPGKFTVVVEIFAILASSFGLMLCIFAPKCFIIVFKPEKNTKKYLMSKNQS